The sequence GAAAATTGTTTTGTAAGTTCACTGACAATCTACCCGAATTAAACTCTAAGTTTGTTAAACGTATAGAATAATTACTTTGGAGATAACAGATTTTTTGTTTATTTAGAACTAAATTGCGAGGCACACAAGAACGAAACGCCCCTGAGTTGATTTTTAGCGAATCAAAAGACACGATAAATACCAGGGAATCATTCGCGGAAATAGGAATTGAATTAGAACTTCCGCTGCTAGTAATGTGAGTGCTAAAAACCAAAATGCTATCGAGATTTAAGTTTTCTAAGCGAACTATATGTTCCGAGACACTCATCGAATCAACTGACAGCAGATGAACTAATTCGGTGCCGTCTAAAAAACAATCAATGGTGTCAAAAATTAATCGGGTTCGGTTGTATATCGTGATTTTAAGTTTTGCCATTGCTACCGATAAAAATTCAAAATTTCGAAAACGAACAGGTCTTGTGATAATCCGACTAAAAGGTGGAATAGTTACATAAGTGGTTGTTTCTGGAAGCACAAGACCTGTAATTTCCGAACTAGATAACGCAATGCGAGTGCTATCCAGATTACTAACCGTAAAATCTCGAAAGTAAATTTTCGTGGAATCTAAGAGATCACTAATTCTTAGTGAATCAATTGGAAAAAAACTGTCGATTGTATTTCTGTAATAAAATGTAATGATTGAATCGTCGCCGATTCGAAAACGAGAACTGTCAAGAAAATCGATTACTTTAAACTTTTTATTACTAATTAAAGGAATTGTGAGGTTGGTATACCAATGTGGACGTCTCGGGCAACTTATAAATAAAATAAAAATTAAAAACCATACAATATTTTTATAATGCACGAAAATAAGAATTTTTTATCTTTTACTAAGCCAATAGAGAAAACGACCGCAATACGGGCAATTCATAATATTATTAGCACTACGGGTGGCATATTCTGATGGTAGTCGGCTATAACACCCCCCACAAAATCCATTGACTACCTGGACCACAACTCGGCCCCCGTATCGTTTCATAATGATTTCATATTCCCGAAGTAGCTGCGGTTCGATTTTTTTAGCAATAGCATTACGTTCCTTCTCGGCGATTTTCATAAAATCTAAAGTAGGCTTAGTCGGTTTAAATCCAATTTTTTTGTAAGTGGGCGATACCATATCTTTAAGAATTAAGTCTAATTCTTCTAAGCTCCGTAAAAGATTTATTTGTTCTTGCACATTCATAACTTTTCTTCAAGACTTTTAATTAACTCAATTAACTCCTCTGGGGTTTGGGGTTTCATGTATTGTTTTTTCTTGACTAATTCTTGGCAGATCATTGCGACTCGTCCCAGTATAATAAGGTATTGATTGCCCGGGTCTTGAGGCGGAGCCACAATTAAAAAGAAAAAATGCACTGGTTTTTTGTCGATAGCATTGAAATCAACCCCAGATTTGGATCGGCCAACGGCCAACTCTAATTTGTCAATTAGGAGGGACCGACAGTGGGGGATACCGATCCCCCTACCAATCCCCGTGGAGCCCAATTCTTCCCGGGTAAGAATTGTCTCTAAAAGCATATCAGCTTCTTTGCCGGTCTTAATCAGACTGATTAGTTCTCGTAAGACCTCGGGTTTTTTGCGCGACTTTAGATTTAGGTTTATTCGTTCTGGTCTAAGCAATGAACTAATGGTCAATTGCTTACCTCCTTCGCCTATTGATTTTTGTGTTTTTTCCATCTTTTTATATTGTAGTAAACTTCAAAAAATTTTCAATACCCTTTACATCCGTTCTGGTGCCGAAACTCCAAGTATTGTTAACGCAGTTTTTATTACTCGACTAATTATTTGACACAAATAGAGTCGAGCGCCAGCCAGCGTCGGATTTTCGTCAAGCACTCGGACATTTTCATAATATTTATGAAAAGTATTAGCAAGGGTGAGTAGATAATAGACTAAGTGATGAGGTTCAAAATGTTTAGCTGATTCTAAAATGACATCGGGGAAATGCAATATGAGTTTGATCAGAGATTCTTCATAAGATGAAGTAAGCAGCTCTAGATCAGGGTTTTGGTTTGATGGAAAAGACTTTTCTTGAGCATTACGGAGAATACTATTGATTCTAGTATAGGCATATTGTACATAATAAACCGGATTTTCTTCGGAAGTTTTTTGAGCTAGTGCCAAATCAAATTCTAAGTGTTGCGAGGCCCGGCGCATCAGTAAGAAAAATTTTAAGGCATCAGGGCCAATTTCTGATAGTACCTCGTCTAGGGTAATATATTCACCGGCCCGTTTTGACATTGAAATTTTTTCTCGATTGCGAAGCAGTGAGACTTGTTGGGCGATAATAATTATTAAATGATTTGGGTCAAAGCCTAATGCCTTAAGGGCGCCTTTCATACGCGGAATATAACCATGGTGGTCCGGTCCCCAAATATTAATTAAGAGTTCATAGCCCCGATTAAATTTATCATAATGATAGGCAATATCGGTCAAGAAATATGTTGGACGCGCATTGGCAGTAATTAGCACGCGATCTTCGGTATCGCCGAATTCTTGAGATTTAAACCATAATGCACCGTCGTGATAATAAGTATAGGGCTTGAGCTTTTCTAAAATTAAAGAATGCAACGGATGATACGAACTTTCACGAACAAAGTTATCAAAATTGATACCCATCCGGAGTAAAGAATTTTTCTGCCAGGTAATAATTTCTTGTAATAGAAAGCTACGCCAATACTCTTCAGGGATATTATTTTTTAGAATTTTCTGGGCAATATCTAAGAGATATTCCCCTGGATAGCCGTTTTCTGGTATCGGGGTTGGTATTCCTTTTATAGTGTTGAGACGGGCTAAAAGAGAATTGTATAAGACCTCAATTTGGGTGCCTTTATCGTTTATATAATATTCAGAGTTTACATCATAATTTACAAATTTTAATAAATTTACCAAAGCATTACCAAAAGCCCCAGCCCGAGCCTGAACAACATTTAAGGGGCCTGTGGGATTAGCTGAGATATACTCGACAAGCACCCGTATACCATTACCTAAATTAATTTTTCCATAATCTTCAGCGCTAGCGTTTATAAGAGTTTTTAACAAGTATTCTCGACTTAAAGTAAAATTGATAAACCCCGGGGATGCTACTTCAACTTTCTTAAAAATTGAACAATCGGTTAATTTGGGCTTTAAATTTTGCGCGATTTCAATGGGTGCTTTATTTTCTTTACGTGACAATAAAAACGCAATGTTTGAAGCATAATCGCCCAGCTCGGGTTTGTTTAAAAACTCTATTTCGTGTTGGGGTGGGATTTCACCTACTGCTTCTTTAATAATTTCGGCAATTTGCTGTTTAACTGTCATATCTCTTTTTAGGGGCATCACCCCAAAGCATTTCTAATTGATAATAGGCTCGAGTTTCTGGCTGGAAAATATGCACGATAAAATCCCAGTAGTCTAATACTACCCACTGGCCATTCGTTACTCCTTCAAGGTGATGTGGCAAGACAGAGTTTTTTTTTAACTTTGCATATATTTCATTACAAATTGCTTGAGCATGGGGCTGCGAGGTAGCAGTACAGATAATAAAATAATTCGTAATCGGTGAGCGGCGTCTTAAATCCAAGAGCACCACATCGGCCCCCTTTTTTTCTAAAATACTTTTTATCGCCAGATTGATTTTTTTACGAGTTGTAACTTTAGTTGAATTCCGGTTTTTCGTCATTTCACTTAATAATTATTGAGTCGGCCTCATAAACTTTTTGGTTCGAGAAAAAAAGTTCAGCGTCTTTTCCTAAAACTACCGTAGCTTCTAGATACAGAGTAGAATCAATATGGAGCTTTATTTCTGGAAGGATTTTTTTGTGTAAAGAAAATATAGTGGTTTTTTTAGTAATACTTATAGCATCAGCAATTTCTGAGGCATTAGTCAATTTGGAGTCAACTCGTTCAATAATTGTAGTTTTATCAATCGTTCGTTTAGCATTTTTAATGTCGTAAACATCGAACCCCAATTTTCTTAAATAGCTTTGAGCTTTTTTAGCCATTTCTGGTGTTCCCGAACAGTTAATAATTTCCAGTCGAATTTTATTTCGACGGCCATAATCAACCGGTTGGGGATTTAAACTGAAAAAACCATAATGGTTTATCAAAAACCAGCCGATAATTACAATTAAAATTATTAATCCGACAAAAATCCCAATAATTTTTTTCATCGGGTCTGATTCTTAACTGTTATCTTTAGTTTCAATGAGTTTTTTTACACGTTCGAAATCAGCTGGCGTGTTTATTCCTAGACATTCGTTAGGATCTTCAGTAGAAACCGAGATAACTTTGTAGTGATCTTTTATTAATTCATTCACGGCGCTTGTTAAATAGTATTCGCCATTCCGAGGGTTGGGTTTAATGGCATTAAGTATTGGTTTTAGAGTTGGATAGTAGAATGCATAAACCCCAACATTGATCTCAGTAATTTTTTTTATTTCTTCTGAGGCATCACTTTCTTCGATTATTCCCATAAGCTCGCCACTGTCATTTCGTAAAATTCGACCATAACCGTGTGGCTGGGTTAAAAACGTTGTTAAAATAATACAATCCGGCTTTTCCTTTTGATATAACTGCTTTAAGCGTAAGATAGTGTTTAATTTTAATAGGGGTGTATCGCCGTAAAGCACAATAATATCCGTCGAGGATTTTAAGTGATCATCGCAACACTTGACTGCATCAGCTGTACCTCGGGCTATCTCTTGGATGACAAATTTTACCGGATAATTTTTAAACCTCTCTTGGATGTCTTGGTGGCGCGGGGAGACAACTACTAGAATGGGATCGAGCTGGGCATTTTGGGCTAATTCAATTATGTAGCTGAGGACGGGCCGATTATTAATGGACAGCAGGACCTTAGAATGGGCTAGTCCCATTCGTTTACTTTGCCCCGCCGCCAGAATTATTCCGGTCATTACAAATTCGATTTTTTTCGTCCACGAAGATTTTTTTCGGTTCGATGCTTCGAGCGGCAATACTTTCGACTAGGGCATAAGAAATTACAATTAGCTCGTCACCGACTTCACCCAGCCGCGCTGTTCCACCATTAAGACACACCATACCGGAATTACGTGGGCCTTTCATGACATAAGTTTCAAAGCGGGCACCGGTATTTAGGTTGATCACCTGGACCATTTCATTTTCGGCAATATCGGCCTTTTGGAGAAGTTCTTCGTCGATTGTTAAACTGCCTTCATAATAAAGATTTTTTTCAGTAATTTTTAATCGATGGATTTTCGATTTAACAATTATCCGTAGCATCTTCCTTAATGATTAAAAATTTACTCGCGGGGCCAAGCACCTACTTTTTCTTTTCAGTTTTCTGCGACTTCGCCTTGGCTTCTTCTTTTTTCGGAGCCCGAACCGCAAATTCAATCAAAGCCATTTCGGCGCTATCACCAGGCCGATGATATCCCAGTTTTAATACCCGGGTATATCCGCCTTGATGATTGGTAAACCTCGGGGCAATTTCGTCGCATAACTTTTTTACTAACCCGTGATCACAGACCCAACGATTGATTAATCGTTTCTTGGCCAGGGTGTTTTCTAGGGCATAGCGCACTAAACGTTCCATATAAGGTCGGACGAGCTTGGCCTTAGCTACAGTGGTTTTAATTCGCTCATAGGTAATTAACGAGCGGATCATATTCTTAATCATTGCTTCACGATGCGACTTGGTCCGACCCAGTTTTTTTACTTTTCTTCCGTGGCGCATAGTCTTATTATGGTTTTAAGATTTTATCAACATCCATACCAAAATGTAATCCGTGGCGTTCTAAAACTTCGCGCACTTCCTCTAAGGTTTTGCGTCCAAAGTTTTCAATTTCAAGCATCTCTTTTTCAGTATGCCGCACCAGATCCGCTACCGTTTCGATCTTTATTTTCTCACCGCTGGTTTTTAATACCCCGTCCTTTAGGCAGTTTAACGCCCGATTAGATAATTCTAAATCGTCGATCTTCATCATTAAAAGCTCACGTAATCGCTCGCGTTCTCGGTCGTACTTTTCTACTGGTTGAAATTCCGGCTCTTTCTCGGTAGGAATTAAAGCCAACATATGATTCTTAATGATCGTGGCACTTTGAATTAAACATTCTTCAGGAAGAGCGGTGCCATCGGTCCAGATTTCTAAAATAATCTTTTCGTAGTCTGCGCGGTCCCCAACTCGGGTATTTTCTACGGCAAATGCTACTTTCTTTACCGGCGAGAAGAAGGCATCTAAAAAAATTGTGCCAATTGGTGCCGACGTCTTTTTTTCTTGCCGTTCTGCGGATAGATAACCACGGCCGTTTTCTACTTTCATTTCAATGTTGACACTGGTATTTTCTTCAGTGATTGTCAGAATCAACTGATCCGGATTAGCGATGGTAATTTCCGGTGGCACAGTTAAATGTCGGGCTTTATATTCATTAACGCCTTTGGCGTGCAGATAACAGAATTTCGGTGTTTCGGAATCTAAGCGGAGGCGGATTTTCTTAATGTTTAGAATAATTTGCGGCACATCTTCAAGCACTCCCGGAATAGTTGAGAACTCGTGAAGCACATTATCAATCCGGACCTGAGTAATGGCTGCTCCTTGAATTGATGATAGTAAGGCCCGCCTTAGGGCATTGCCTATGGTATGGCCCCAACCTCGTTCCAGCGGGGCGATGGTAAAGCAGCCATAAGTGTCGGTTAAGGTTTCCCGGTTTACCACCGCACCTTCGGGCAAGATTATTGGTGTTAGTTTCATAAATTTCCTATTTTGAATACAACTCAACAATTAATTGGGTATTAACTGCAATATCGGTGATATCTTCTTTAGTTGGTAGACGCAGCACCCGGGCGGTTAGGGTGTTGGAATCTAACGAGAGCCAATCCGGGACTGTGGTGGCACGCTCAGCCAGGACGGCTTTAATTACCTCGCGAATTTTGCCTTCCCGGACTGAGATCTCGTCGTTCGGTTTTACTGGATAGGAGGGGATATCAACCGGGCGACCGTTTACGAGAATATGCCGATGCCGGACAATTTGTCGGGCATGGGTACGAGAATGGGCAAAGCCTAAGCGAAAGATGACATTATCTAAGCGGCGTTCTAATTCAATAAGCAGTTGTTCGCCGGGGTTCTTCTTTTTCTGGGCGCGTTCAAAAGTTAGTCGGAATTGCTGTTCTAATAGACCATAGATTGCTTTAAGCTTCTGCTTTTCTTGAAGTTGGATACCATATTGCGAGATTTTGCGTCCCTGGGCTGAGACTTTAGCTCGACGCTTATTAAACACGCACTTGTCGGTAAAACACTTAGCACCTTTGAGAAAAAGCTTTTCGCCGAATCTACGGCATTTTTTACATTTTGGTCCAATATATCGTGCCATATTAAATGTAAACTATAATAAAAAAATTACTGTTTGTCAATAATAAGTTTATATTCCTAATGTTTCAATCCTTAGACCCGCCGCGGTTTCGGTGGCCGACAACCATTATGTGGTATCGGCGTGACATCTTTGATGGAGTTAATTTTAAGACCAGCATTCTGGAGTGCCCGAATTGCTGGTTCTCGTCCCGGGCCAGGTCCTTTTACATACACATCAACTTTTTCCACACCTAACGCTACGGCTTCCCGACCGGCGGCTTCCGAACATTGCTGAGCCGCATAGGGGGTGCCTTTTTTGGCACCCTTAAAGCCAACTCGGCCGGCTGAAGACCAACACAACACATTACCTTTTTGGTCGGTAATGGTCACAATTGTATTATTAAAAGTTGACTGAATATGCGCGATCGCAACTGGGGGCGCCTTTTTCTTACTGGTTTTTTTCGGCATCTTGGCTCCTTATAGATTATTTAGGTTTAGCTTGGGCTTTAACTTTTATGACGCCCGAAGTTTTACGAGGTCCTTTGCGCGTGCGAGCATTAGTTCGAGTACGCTGACCACGCACCGGCAGACCGCGCCGATGCCGTTCTCCTCGATAACAACCAATATCGATATAGCGCTTAATATTCGCTTGGACTTCGGCGCGCAGGGCACCTTCGATCTTGTAGTTGGCTTCGATCTCTTTACGAATTTTAGTAAACTCTTCGTCGGTTAAGTCTTTGACCTTTTTATTATACGGTACCCCGACCGTATCCAGGATCTTTTTGGCGTTGCTTGGTCCAATACCGTAGATTTTCGGTAAGGCGTATAGGATCTGTTTA comes from candidate division WOR-3 bacterium and encodes:
- a CDS encoding PTS sugar transporter subunit IIA is translated as MEKTQKSIGEGGKQLTISSLLRPERINLNLKSRKKPEVLRELISLIKTGKEADMLLETILTREELGSTGIGRGIGIPHCRSLLIDKLELAVGRSKSGVDFNAIDKKPVHFFFLIVAPPQDPGNQYLIILGRVAMICQELVKKKQYMKPQTPEELIELIKSLEEKL
- the argS gene encoding arginine--tRNA ligase: MTVKQQIAEIIKEAVGEIPPQHEIEFLNKPELGDYASNIAFLLSRKENKAPIEIAQNLKPKLTDCSIFKKVEVASPGFINFTLSREYLLKTLINASAEDYGKINLGNGIRVLVEYISANPTGPLNVVQARAGAFGNALVNLLKFVNYDVNSEYYINDKGTQIEVLYNSLLARLNTIKGIPTPIPENGYPGEYLLDIAQKILKNNIPEEYWRSFLLQEIITWQKNSLLRMGINFDNFVRESSYHPLHSLILEKLKPYTYYHDGALWFKSQEFGDTEDRVLITANARPTYFLTDIAYHYDKFNRGYELLINIWGPDHHGYIPRMKGALKALGFDPNHLIIIIAQQVSLLRNREKISMSKRAGEYITLDEVLSEIGPDALKFFLLMRRASQHLEFDLALAQKTSEENPVYYVQYAYTRINSILRNAQEKSFPSNQNPDLELLTSSYEESLIKLILHFPDVILESAKHFEPHHLVYYLLTLANTFHKYYENVRVLDENPTLAGARLYLCQIISRVIKTALTILGVSAPERM
- the rsfS gene encoding ribosome silencing factor yields the protein MTKNRNSTKVTTRKKINLAIKSILEKKGADVVLLDLRRRSPITNYFIICTATSQPHAQAICNEIYAKLKKNSVLPHHLEGVTNGQWVVLDYWDFIVHIFQPETRAYYQLEMLWGDAPKKRYDS
- a CDS encoding LytR C-terminal domain-containing protein; translated protein: MKKIIGIFVGLIILIVIIGWFLINHYGFFSLNPQPVDYGRRNKIRLEIINCSGTPEMAKKAQSYLRKLGFDVYDIKNAKRTIDKTTIIERVDSKLTNASEIADAISITKKTTIFSLHKKILPEIKLHIDSTLYLEATVVLGKDAELFFSNQKVYEADSIIIK
- a CDS encoding NTP transferase domain-containing protein, producing the protein MTGIILAAGQSKRMGLAHSKVLLSINNRPVLSYIIELAQNAQLDPILVVVSPRHQDIQERFKNYPVKFVIQEIARGTADAVKCCDDHLKSSTDIIVLYGDTPLLKLNTILRLKQLYQKEKPDCIILTTFLTQPHGYGRILRNDSGELMGIIEESDASEEIKKITEINVGVYAFYYPTLKPILNAIKPNPRNGEYYLTSAVNELIKDHYKVISVSTEDPNECLGINTPADFERVKKLIETKDNS
- the panD gene encoding aspartate 1-decarboxylase produces the protein MLRIIVKSKIHRLKITEKNLYYEGSLTIDEELLQKADIAENEMVQVINLNTGARFETYVMKGPRNSGMVCLNGGTARLGEVGDELIVISYALVESIAARSIEPKKIFVDEKNRICNDRNNSGGGAK
- the rplQ gene encoding 50S ribosomal protein L17, which produces MRHGRKVKKLGRTKSHREAMIKNMIRSLITYERIKTTVAKAKLVRPYMERLVRYALENTLAKKRLINRWVCDHGLVKKLCDEIAPRFTNHQGGYTRVLKLGYHRPGDSAEMALIEFAVRAPKKEEAKAKSQKTEKKK
- a CDS encoding DNA-directed RNA polymerase subunit alpha; translated protein: MKLTPIILPEGAVVNRETLTDTYGCFTIAPLERGWGHTIGNALRRALLSSIQGAAITQVRIDNVLHEFSTIPGVLEDVPQIILNIKKIRLRLDSETPKFCYLHAKGVNEYKARHLTVPPEITIANPDQLILTITEENTSVNIEMKVENGRGYLSAERQEKKTSAPIGTIFLDAFFSPVKKVAFAVENTRVGDRADYEKIILEIWTDGTALPEECLIQSATIIKNHMLALIPTEKEPEFQPVEKYDRERERLRELLMMKIDDLELSNRALNCLKDGVLKTSGEKIKIETVADLVRHTEKEMLEIENFGRKTLEEVREVLERHGLHFGMDVDKILKP
- the rpsD gene encoding 30S ribosomal protein S4 yields the protein MARYIGPKCKKCRRFGEKLFLKGAKCFTDKCVFNKRRAKVSAQGRKISQYGIQLQEKQKLKAIYGLLEQQFRLTFERAQKKKNPGEQLLIELERRLDNVIFRLGFAHSRTHARQIVRHRHILVNGRPVDIPSYPVKPNDEISVREGKIREVIKAVLAERATTVPDWLSLDSNTLTARVLRLPTKEDITDIAVNTQLIVELYSK
- the rpsK gene encoding 30S ribosomal protein S11; protein product: MPKKTSKKKAPPVAIAHIQSTFNNTIVTITDQKGNVLCWSSAGRVGFKGAKKGTPYAAQQCSEAAGREAVALGVEKVDVYVKGPGPGREPAIRALQNAGLKINSIKDVTPIPHNGCRPPKPRRV
- the rpsM gene encoding 30S ribosomal protein S13; the protein is MARLLGVDLEDNKQILYALPKIYGIGPSNAKKILDTVGVPYNKKVKDLTDEEFTKIRKEIEANYKIEGALRAEVQANIKRYIDIGCYRGERHRRGLPVRGQRTRTNARTRKGPRKTSGVIKVKAQAKPK